A section of the Petrimonas sulfuriphila genome encodes:
- a CDS encoding Rrf2 family transcriptional regulator, producing MIEIACCKEPTGILQKDIAKNQNISVKYLDYIISALKLKGLISNTKGRGSGYMLARPADKITMLDIYTAFEQIVIIECVKNRSFCERATHQCTANNYWKQFRHQIIEILSAKTLEQIIKETKYDCPEICE from the coding sequence ATGATCGAAATTGCCTGTTGTAAAGAACCGACAGGCATATTACAAAAGGATATTGCCAAAAATCAAAATATTTCTGTGAAATATTTGGATTACATCATAAGTGCACTCAAACTGAAAGGATTGATTTCAAATACAAAAGGACGAGGAAGTGGTTACATGCTGGCCCGGCCAGCCGATAAAATAACAATGTTGGACATTTACACCGCTTTTGAGCAAATAGTGATAATTGAATGTGTGAAAAACAGAAGTTTTTGCGAAAGAGCCACACACCAATGTACAGCAAATAACTACTGGAAACAATTTCGTCATCAGATAATTGAAATTCTTTCAGCCAAAACACTCGAGCAGATTATAAAAGAAACTAAATATGATTGTCCTGAAATTTGTGAATAA
- the nhaD gene encoding sodium:proton antiporter NhaD: protein MIYAMILLFIAGYFFIAMEHTIKVNKASVALLIGTLLWVIYVYLAPSTVLSVSPDAFNHYIHSHPELQHHAFGIQVRHFVIDHQILESIGDISEMLFFLLAAMTIVELIDVHGGFTYITEKITTRKKRRLLWLISFITFFMSAVLDNLTTTIVMIMLTRRIIREPRERWLFGSIIVIAANSGGAWSPIGDVTTIMLWVKGNITASIIPQLFFPSLVSMIAPVFVAQFLLKGNIQEEEISQTEEKENSELLLHMQKKDRLGILIFGVSILVLSPVFKGVTHLPPFIGLLLGVSLLWIYTEILYNQKNQLNENLKLRVSKVLGRIDFSTLMFFLGILLAVDALQSAGILQQSSTFMAQHLPNVYAQAYAIGLLSAIVDNVPLVAAAIGMYPVLEPAALSTMADPVFMQNFVEDGVFWHFLAYCAGVGGSILIIGSAAGVVFMGLEKVPFGWYLKRISLIALIGYTFGAGAYILQQVIF from the coding sequence ATGATTTATGCAATGATCCTCCTTTTCATCGCAGGTTATTTTTTTATCGCGATGGAACATACCATAAAGGTTAACAAAGCCAGCGTTGCTTTACTAATCGGTACGCTTTTATGGGTAATTTACGTGTATCTGGCACCAAGCACAGTCCTCAGCGTCTCTCCCGATGCTTTCAACCATTATATCCATTCGCATCCTGAACTCCAACACCACGCTTTTGGAATTCAGGTACGCCACTTTGTAATTGATCATCAGATTCTGGAAAGTATTGGGGACATCAGTGAAATGTTATTCTTTTTGCTTGCCGCTATGACCATTGTGGAGCTCATTGACGTTCACGGCGGATTCACGTATATTACTGAAAAAATTACGACACGAAAAAAACGTCGGTTACTCTGGTTAATCAGCTTTATCACGTTTTTTATGTCTGCCGTTCTCGACAACCTGACTACAACCATTGTAATGATTATGCTTACCCGTCGTATTATCCGTGAACCCCGTGAACGATGGCTTTTCGGCAGTATCATTGTTATTGCGGCTAACAGCGGCGGGGCCTGGTCTCCGATCGGTGACGTTACGACCATCATGTTATGGGTTAAGGGAAACATCACTGCATCCATTATACCTCAGTTGTTCTTTCCAAGCCTTGTATCCATGATAGCCCCGGTTTTTGTAGCACAGTTTTTATTAAAAGGCAATATCCAGGAAGAAGAAATTTCCCAAACAGAAGAAAAAGAAAACTCCGAATTATTGCTTCATATGCAAAAAAAAGACCGGCTGGGGATACTGATTTTCGGGGTTTCCATCCTTGTTTTATCTCCCGTGTTCAAGGGAGTTACCCACCTGCCGCCTTTCATAGGTTTATTACTGGGTGTAAGCTTATTATGGATTTATACCGAGATTCTGTACAACCAAAAAAACCAGCTCAACGAAAACCTGAAGCTTCGTGTTTCAAAAGTATTGGGACGAATCGATTTTTCTACCTTAATGTTTTTTCTGGGAATATTGCTGGCTGTTGACGCCCTTCAAAGCGCAGGAATTCTTCAGCAATCATCCACCTTTATGGCACAACATCTTCCCAATGTCTATGCCCAGGCCTATGCCATCGGATTATTATCCGCCATTGTAGATAACGTTCCCTTAGTTGCAGCAGCTATCGGTATGTACCCGGTGCTGGAACCGGCCGCTTTAAGTACGATGGCCGATCCGGTGTTTATGCAAAATTTCGTGGAAGACGGTGTTTTTTGGCATTTTCTCGCCTATTGCGCAGGGGTTGGCGGAAGCATCCTTATCATTGGTTCTGCGGCAGGTGTGGTTTTTATGGGACTGGAAAAAGTACCGTTTGGCTGGTACCTGAAACGCATTTCACTCATTGCACTTATCGGATACACATTCGGGGCTGGGGCCTATATTCTGCAACAGGTCATATTCTGA
- a CDS encoding glycoside hydrolase family 57 protein, producing the protein MKTICFYFQIHQPYRLKRYRFFNIGRDHYYYDDYSNEDIMQQIAARSFIPANRMLLDLINTYKGKFKFAISVSGVALDQMEVYAPEVIDGLKELSRTGAVEFLAETYSHSLSSLIDPVEFQSQVQQQTQKIKLLFDQKPKVLRNTEMIFSDDIAEMAYNMGYTKMVSEGAKLILSWRSPNYVYKSENQPNMKLLLRNSQFSDDISLRFSDYTWKEYPLTAEKYISWIAATSPQEEVFNIFMNYETFGNLQPAHSGIFEFMKALPKFAFDKGIEFSTPSQIMDTHKPVGTVSVPLAISWSDEERDLSRWLGNKLQKSAFNTLYEISERIRLANDRRLKKDWQYLQSSDHFYYMSTKHFYDGSMHSKFSPYQSPYDAFNNYMNVLSDFIDRVKAQFPDSVDNEELNSLLTTIHNQEREIKKLQSELKKVLTENEEKLVEKTPVK; encoded by the coding sequence ATGAAAACAATTTGCTTTTATTTTCAAATCCATCAACCGTACCGGTTAAAAAGATACCGTTTCTTCAATATCGGAAGGGACCACTATTATTACGATGATTATTCAAACGAAGACATCATGCAGCAGATAGCTGCCCGGTCTTTCATCCCGGCAAACCGCATGCTGCTCGATTTAATAAACACCTATAAGGGGAAGTTTAAATTTGCCATATCGGTTTCAGGAGTAGCTCTTGACCAGATGGAAGTGTATGCTCCGGAAGTAATCGACGGACTGAAGGAATTAAGCAGAACCGGCGCTGTTGAGTTTTTAGCCGAAACATACTCACACTCCCTTTCAAGCCTGATCGATCCTGTAGAATTTCAAAGCCAGGTGCAGCAACAAACGCAGAAGATCAAATTACTTTTCGATCAGAAACCAAAAGTTCTGCGAAATACGGAAATGATCTTTTCAGACGATATCGCTGAAATGGCTTACAACATGGGCTACACTAAAATGGTTTCTGAAGGAGCTAAACTCATCCTCTCCTGGAGAAGCCCCAACTATGTGTACAAATCCGAAAATCAACCCAACATGAAACTATTGCTGCGCAACTCACAGTTCAGCGACGACATTTCGCTCCGATTTTCAGATTATACGTGGAAAGAATATCCGTTAACGGCGGAAAAATACATATCGTGGATTGCTGCAACTTCACCGCAGGAAGAGGTATTCAATATTTTCATGAATTATGAAACGTTCGGGAACCTCCAACCGGCTCATTCGGGAATATTTGAATTTATGAAAGCACTGCCTAAATTTGCTTTCGACAAAGGCATTGAGTTTTCCACTCCCAGTCAAATTATGGACACCCATAAACCGGTGGGCACCGTATCGGTTCCCCTGGCTATTTCCTGGTCGGACGAAGAACGCGATTTAAGCCGGTGGCTGGGAAACAAGCTTCAAAAAAGTGCATTCAACACCCTCTACGAGATCAGTGAAAGAATTCGCTTGGCCAACGACAGGCGCTTGAAGAAAGACTGGCAATACCTGCAATCGAGCGATCATTTTTATTACATGTCTACCAAGCATTTTTACGACGGTTCAATGCACAGTAAATTCAGCCCTTACCAATCGCCCTACGACGCGTTTAACAATTACATGAATGTCTTAAGCGATTTTATTGACCGGGTCAAAGCACAATTCCCGGATTCGGTAGACAATGAAGAATTAAATTCGCTTCTCACCACTATTCACAACCAGGAGCGTGAAATTAAGAAACTCCAATCCGAACTGAAGAAAGTACTGACAGAGAATGAAGAAAAATTAGTGGAAAAAACTCCGGTAAAATAA